A genomic stretch from Hemibagrus wyckioides isolate EC202008001 linkage group LG02, SWU_Hwy_1.0, whole genome shotgun sequence includes:
- the mpv17l gene encoding mpv17-like protein codes for MFVMYTVLIQPGNGAHDQDSKVTGGYPRFETHPHWLHLLSRSFTRHALELFSRGQIYSAKLTQLARTYFSYIFIYLFNWKKMRKVFPWLTNVSLYGCLFAGGDLLHQCVTHKDGGELDWKRTRNVALVAFCFHGNWNYFWLRALERRFPGRSLGTVLTKLALDQSFASPIATSVFYTGVSVLEGKEDVFEDWREKFFNTYKTGLMYWPFMQFLNFVLMPLYLRTVFMGCSAFLWAGFLCFSQQNGDGTAASALAWISASEKRMVSRSANEEK; via the exons ATGTTTGTGATGTACACAGTTTTAATCCAACCTGGCAACGGGGCTCATGACCAGGACAGCAAGGTGACAGGAGGTTATCCTCGGTTTGAGACACACCCACACTGGCTTCATTTATTAAGTCGCTCATTCACACGTCACGCGCTTGAATTGTTCAGCAGAGGTCAAATCTACAGTGCCAAACTTACACAGCTCGCGCGAACATACTtcagttatatatttatttatttatttaattggaaGAAGATGAGGAAGGTGTTTCCCTGGCTGACCAACGTGTCTCTGTACGGCTGTCTGTTCGCTGGTGGGGATCTTCTCCATCAGTGCGTGACGCACAAGGACGGCGGCGAGCTGGACTGGAAACGCACCCGGAACGTAGCGCTGGTGGCGTTCTGTTTCCATGGGAACTGGAACTACTTTTGGCTGCGCGCGCTGGAGCGCCGGTTCCCGGGACGGTCCCTTGGCACGGTTCTCACCAAGCTGGCTCTGGATCAGAGCTTCGCCTCGCCTATAGCCACCAGCGTTTTTTATACAG GAGTGAGCGTGCTGGAGGGCAAAGAGGACGTGTTTGAGGACTGGAGGGAAAAATTCTTCAACACGTATAAG ACAGGACTCATGTACTGGCCCTTCATGCAG TTCCTGAACTTCGTCTTGATGCCGCTCTACTTGCGCACCGTCTTCATGGGCTGCTCGGCGTTCCTGTGGGCGGGCTTCCTGTGTTTCTCACAGCAGAACGGTGATGGCACCGCGGCCTCGGCTCTCGCCTGGATATCTGCCTCGGAGAAACGGATGGTGAGCCGCAGCGCTAACGAGGAGAAGTAA